Within the Miscanthus floridulus cultivar M001 chromosome 17, ASM1932011v1, whole genome shotgun sequence genome, the region TGTTTTCAGTTTTCACATACGATTCGCCCTCTTGGATCCTTCCATGTGCTTAAGGCCAAAGCCTTTCGTTTTCCAGTTTCCGGAGACGATTGTTTGTAGTATTTCAGTGTTATGTTATGAGAATGGTATTGGTAGCGCAGCTCACTTTATAGGACTTTTTCCTCACATGCCATGCCACTGACGGCACTGGATTGAACGTTCAGATTTTGGTGCTACCTTTCTGCTAAATCCTTGCCCGTTTTTCAATGTTTTTGACTGCTCCACGACGACAAAAGGTTTACTTGTTTTGTTTCTAAGCCAAGCTAAGGAAGTAAAGACGAAACTTCAGTTTTGGTGCCACTGCCACCTACTTCTAACTTCGTTCATggattcttttccttttcttcctCCCTTTATTAATACCGAAAAAAGGAATATAAATACCCCTGATAAACTGTAATAAGATGTACTGGCAGCTAGCTTGATTCGGCAGGGAAATGAATATGATGCACGAAATTCTGAATTTCTATTGTTTTTCTTGATGATCGTCAGGGACAACTTCCAAGTTCGCTAGCAGGAATGGGGTGTTggctgccagagggcagcttggccaacaggccgcttggattgtattgcaaaaatgacttagggatacaaagatgctaaccactgcatatataggcaagtggtgtacctacttcttagcatattctaactgcataaagcagatgctatgattcctacttggttgccaaggcaccatgatcaacttggttgccaaggaaacACATTACAGAGAATAGTAAATATCTTATAGCAGGTaacatgaaaaacaagaacactaggctaactactgacaatTCTCCCCTTTAGCCTTGTGGTCCTTGGAAGTGATATGCTTGAGCCCAATTCTTCCCCTCATCTCTTCAAATTTTGATCTTCCAAGAGACTTGGTTAGAATGTCAGCCAGCTGATTAGTGGTGGATATGTGATCAGCCTTGATACTTCCATCTTCCAAGCAGTTTCTAATGAAATGGTACTTGATTCTGATGTGTTTACTGCGCTCATGAAAGACTGGATTCTTGGCTAGAGCAAGTGCAGACTTACTGTCAACCTTCAGTTCAACCACTTCCACATTCCTTCCAAGGAGGTCTGCTAGCAACCTGGATAGCCAAATAGCTTGTTTTGCAGCTGTGGTAGTGGCAATGTACTCAgcttcacaactagatagagcTACCACCTTCTGCTTCACAGACTGCCAGCATACAAGATTGCTTCCCAGGAAGAACAGAGTGCCACTAGTGCTTTTGCTGGTGTCAATGTCCCCAGCCAAGTCACTGTCGCAGTATCCAACAAACCTTGCTCTCCCTGGAGCTTTAGTGTAGTGAAGTCCGAATTCCAGAGTACCAGCCACATATCTCAGGATGCGCTTGATGGCAGCTTGGTGCTCTGCTGTTGGTCTTTCCATGAACCGACTGACAAAGCCAACTGAGAAGGCTAAGTCAGGTCTTGTGTGGACCAAGTATCGCAGGCTGCCCACCAATCTTCTGTATTGGGTAGGATCAACTTCTTCAGCCGTGCTCTGCCTGCTCAACCTCAGCCGTTCCTCCATTGGTGTATGGGCAGGGTTGCAGGCATCCATGCCTCCTAGCTCAAGGATCCTCTTGGCATAATGGGTCTGCCTCAGAGTGATCCCAGCTGAATCTTGATGTACTTCGACTCCCAGGTAGAAAGACAGAaggccgaggtcgctcatgtcgaagaccttcttcatctgagccttgaaaccttctatggcttgagtgctggcaccggtgatgatcaaatcatcaacatagacaccgatcagcagcagctcctcccctgTTCCTCGCCTGTACATCGCAGCTTCATGGTCGCTTTGCTGGAAACCCATCTCCTTGAGGGTGGCATCCAGCTTGGCGTTCCAAGCTCGAGGAGCCTGCCGCAGGCCATACAGAGCCTTGCGCAGACGGTACACCATCTTCTCCTTCCCGGCGACGGTGAAGCCAGACGGCTGCTTCACatacacctcctccttgaggtcgccgttgaggaaagcagatttgacgtccatgtggtggacgCGCCATCCTTCTTGGGCTGCCAGCGCGAGGAGAACTCGGACGGATTCCATGCGCGCCACGGGAGCaaacgcgtcgtcgaagtcgatccCTTCCTGCTGGACGAAGCCCCGCGCCACCAAACGCGCCTTGTACTTGGTCACCGCGCCCCGctcgtccttcttgagcttgtagacccacttcagagTGATGGGCCGATGACCGGGAGGAAGCTCCACAAGTTCCCAAGTGCAGTTCTGCTCAACTGCCTTGATCTCCTGCTCCATGGCGGCCTGCCAGGCAGGATCGCCTTCAGCCTCCGTGAAGTTGGCTggctcgccggcgtgcgtgagATGAAGCTCGGCGAAGAGACGTGAAGCCGGCAGCGGTGTGGGTGCGTCCCCGATGATGTTGGGCATGGTAATTTGTCTTGTTGAGCATCGGCCAGGTGGAACTTGCGCCAGAGTCCTTGTACACGGTCTGGATCACCGGCGAGCGGGCCCCTGGCCCGTCCGCGGCGGCGATCCTGATCCCGATCGGGCGACCGCGTCTGCCTGCGCTCGCGCTCCGGACTCCTCCGCGGAAACGGGCGGCGATCACGCGGCGGATCCTCCTCCACCAACTCTCGGCGCAGAGCCGCGGCCGTGGCGGCTGCGttccgagctgctgctgctgcggcctccGCGGCCTGCTGCGCCTGCGCGGCTGCGCCTCTGCCGCGGCCAGACTCTGCGCCCGGTGctcgggcggcggcggctgctgctgctgctctctctgcggAGGTGGCCATGCTCTTCCCTATCTCTCAACCGGCtctagataccaattgttggctgccagagggcagcttggccaacaggccgcttggattgtattgcaaaaatgacttagggatacaaagatgctaaccactgcatatataggcaagtggtgtacctactTCTTAGccatattctaactgcataaagcagatgctatgattcctacttggttgccaggcaccatgatcaacttggttgccaaggaaacACATTACAGAGAATAGTAAATATCTTATAGCAGGTaacatgaaaaacaagaacactaggctaactactgacatGGGGCAGCAGCCTTGAGCGGCTGCAGCAGCCATGCCTCATCCGCGTCGATGCTGCCAACCCCCCGCAGCGAGGATGAGATTCTGGAGTCGGCAAACGTCAAGGCCTTCACCTTCAATGAGCTGAGGACCGCCACCAGGAACTTCAGACCAGACAGTGTGCTGGGCGAGGGTGGGTTTGGCTCGGTCTTCAAGGGCTGGATTGATGAGAAGACGCTCGCCCCGACTAGACCGGGCACAGGGATGGTCATTGCCGTCAAGAAGCTCAACCAGGAAGGCTTCCAGGGTCACAAGGAGTGGCTGGTTAGTATCTGCATGGAGTTATTGTTTGTTGGGCAGAAGCCACTTGCTGTTTCGTGCCAGTTTTGTGTTTTGTATAACGTGCAGTTCCTTTGATGTGCAGACTGAAGTGAATTACCTTGGAACGCTGTCGCACCCCTATCTTGTAAAGCTCGTTGGCTACTGCCTCGAAGACGAACAGCGCCTCCTTGTCTATGAGTTCATGCCACGCGGGAGTTTGGAGAATCATCTATTTAGGAGTAAGCATCTGCCCTTCCTTTTTGCTGCTACTTACTGCTCTTTCTCACATTTGAAGGAATGGTAATAAAATGTTTCGTTATTATGCAGGGAGCTCCTATTTCCAGCCACTGCCCTGGAACCTACGAATGAAAATTGCCCTTGGAGCAGCTAAAGGTCTTGCATATCTCCATAGCGATGAAGCTAAAGTCATCTACCGTGATTTCAAGACCTCTAATGTCCTTCTAGATGCGGTATGTAATATTCAGTAGTCGTATCCTTGTACAAACAGAATAGCTCTGTTGGTTTGGTTGAGCTCATAGCGACAAATATTCTGCAGAACTTCAATGCAAAGCTCTCTGATTTCGGGCTGGCCAAGGATGGTCCAACTGGTGACAAGAGCCATGTCTCCACCAGGGTGATGGGGACTCATGGGTATGCAGCTCCAGAATACCTTGCAACAGGTATTGTGGTGGTTCTAGATTCCAGATCATCATATGCAACTAGCATCATGAGCCATGAATTGCACTCAAATGATTGGAATTATATTGCTAAAATTGAACCAAATCTGTCCGAAACATGCATGATTGGATTGTAGCAAAAAAAAAATGTCTCATTCACACTATATTCATGGTCATACTTCTGCCAGTCTTAAGAGTCATTTTGAATCTAATTACTGAACCTACTGACAAATGTCATTGTTCCTTGTGAAGGTCATCTGACCACCAAGAGTGACGTGTACAGCTTTGGAGTAGTACTCCTAGAAATGTTGTCAGGACGCCGAGCACTGGACAAGAACCGCCCGAACGGGGAGCACAACCTTGTAGAGTGGGCTAGGCCATACCTGAGAAGTAAGAGGCGCATATTTCGCATCCTGGATCCCCGACTGGGCGGGCAGTACTCCCTTGCTAGGGCGCAGAAGGCTGCAGCACTTGCCCTGCAATGCCTCTCAGTGGAGTCCAGGCACAGGCCCAGCATGGATGAGGTGGTAACGGCCTTAGAACAGCTCCAGGACGCCAAGGAAGGAGGTAACCATCACCTACAGAAGAGGCCAAGCAGTCGGAGCATGGACAACAATGGTGTCAAAGTGGCAGTGAAGGGGAAGCCTGCTCCTTCTGTAAAACCAGTTTGAGTGAGTGGATTATATGCTAGAGTATTTTTCCCCCTTTTGTAGGTGTAGGTAATATAGTAGGTTCATAGAGGGATTTGTAAAGAGGCAGAGTTCTGGATGTTTTGTGTCTATCATGGcccggtgcagtggtgagagctgtctcactgagtcaccaggtcgtgggttcgaagtacctctccgtagattttgcgggagaaaggcttgtctcggtttatccctttCCCAGACTCCACTCATGTAGGAGCCTCTGGCACTGGGTCTGTCCATGTAGCTTTTACATTTTCAAGTCTTTGTAAAGTACAGTATGTAAATACATAATTACATCCAGTCGAGagtgttatgaaattttgttcaaGCCAAACAGCTCAACCGCTGTTAAAACTGTGCAAGGGTAGAACGGATGCAATCGATCAAGTGTTATCAGACACCAAGACAGGTTCCAGATTCGGGTAAATGAATCTGAGAACATATATTAACCCTTAAAACTTCATACATATACTTGTATAACACATCACATTCGAACAAGTCTGGATACATGCTGAGTTATCCAGGGTAAATTAATTAACGCACATCTTCGATCAAATGATTAAGCATGTTTGGTGCAGAGTGTCAGCCTTTCAGTGACCCTCCCTCCtgatagcaatgacactttcgtAACCTCTTGAGCAGTTCTTTATCCAAATTGTTGTACTATGGGTTTATCTAAACACAGAAAACAGAAAAGAATATAATGCAGCATGGGTTCATCTGCTGCGTATGGACACATCTCAGAAAGGAATGTATCTGTTTTACAAAACACTTGGCTTGATCAAATCTTTAAAATGATTCGTACACAGTAAGCCCTTCTGATCAATAAGAGTGGCATCTGAAAAATGTTTCAGTCGATCAGAAGGGCTACATCTCATCAGATTATCTAAACTTTCTTCATCAGCTGCAATTAGAATTTTAGTCATTTATCCATTTCCGTTTCCTAGGATGCCCTTGCTTCACTAGATAAACCCGGCCGTAGACCCAACTTCTTCTAGGCCCTGACAAAGATTTCTGCAGAACACCATGACAAAGGGGAAAAACTAAGATGCCATGTTCTGTAGTGGGAAAAAAAATCTATAGTGAATTCACCCACTTGTGAACCCTATGAAAATCTGGAATCGAGCCCATAAATAATAAATAACTTTATTAAGCACATGTGATTCATTAGTGCATTTGCAGCATTGGTTTTGAATGCGAAATGTGTCACAGTTAAGGAGCTGAACATGTACAATGCTAAGGGGTAGCAGATTTTTTTTATATACAACACAATCTTGGTGCAGATCAGCAGATGTCATTGTACTCTGAAAAAGGAAATTGTGTTGTTTTGCATGCATTGCCATCCGAAATCATAATTTGACTTCATTTCTTTTGCCGACATTTTGATATTGCAAAGTAGCATGAAAAATACAGGTGTTCCGTGTACCTCAATTTGCGTGCGGTACTCCAAAGGGCACTCACAGACATGACATTCTGCTCTATGAGGTGCTCGAACGGATTTATCAGTCTTGACAAATGCAAATACCTGACATCAACATGCTCAAGTTTCTCAGATCACCAGATGATTACGAATAAATGATAAGCAGAATGATAACTGATTACTATCATTACATTACTACTAGAACTGAACCTAACCTGCTCACCACAATTCGGGCAGGACCCTTTTAGTGCAACCAAATTGTTTGTCAATAAGCCCCGCAGCGCACCAACTGAAACAACCAACCAGAGGGTTTACCATGTATAGAAATTAAGATATGAGATGTACAAACATGACGGCAAAAGCGAGAATTGACATATCTGCATCCTCACCGGACGCAGAAGCGATGGGATAACCAACTAGATGCCCCAATCCAACCAAAACCAAGTCGTTAACTCTTGTTATCACATCAAGGGACTTTTCACCATACAGGAGATGCCTTGCTCCAAACACATCCCCGAACGCGATGCTCAGAGTGTACAGACTAGGAACAAGAAAGGCTGAGGTACCGAACAGGAGGAGCAACATCCAGATGCTTGACAATGCCATAAACATCGCTTGGTCCTCCTGCCCTATACCCAAAGGCCGATAAAACATCGGAGCATAAGCCAATAGCCTTAGTACCGAGCCAACGGGATTAAGTTTAGATGGGAAACAAACGCGAAAGGTTACCTCGGCGTCGGCGTAGGTCGATTGCCTTATGAGGCTGCAACGGGGGTATTTTACGACAGATTTGGAGCCGTAAAGCCGGAGCTTCAGCTGCAAAGGGTGTATGGTTCGTCAGAAGAAGAGCTGCTGGAAATTGGAATCTGGTTTACTACGAATTTGGAGTCTGAAACTCTGAATATGTATGTGGTGAGGTTAGCTATCAGCTAATTGGCAAAGTGCAGCTCGAATTTCACTTTACCTCGACTTTGTCAAACATGTCGTCGACGATCAATGGCTGACCGCTGTAGTAGGAATCCCTGGCCTGCACGCACACAGCACAGGGTTGAAGAGCACGTTAATGGCTGGCAGCTAATGAACTTGATGCGGCAGACTACTGCACTATAGTGTGTGCAATCCGTATACTCCCAGCAAGAACTGAACAATCTTCTTTCTAGTATAAAAGAAGCTCCTTTCTGGCATGGAGAAGGAGGGGAAGGCAGAAGCACCTGGTGGTAGAGCGCCTCGAGCTTCTCCTGGCTGGCGGTCTCGATTGGCCCCACGTAGAGGCAGGATggaccctccgccgccgccgccgctgccgcggcgACCCTCGCGCCGCGCAGCCGCACccagggcgggcgcgggcgcgggcggctgAGGCAGCCGCTCCCAGGCGCCACCGGGGCGGCGGCCGCCATACGCTGAAGCCGAAACGGCAGCTGTTTCTCTCGTCGTCGGACTTGGCGACCTCCCTGCAGCTCTCGagtgggagaagggaggaggacaAGGGAGCGCGGCGCGGAGGGGAAAGGGAACAGATTACAGAACAGAGGGCAACCAAATCGGGCAATCAACTGGCCGTCGTCGTGTTGCGCCTGCGAGCAGGTCGAGGGAGTAGCGGTTGCGCGGAGGACACACAGCAGCCAGGCAGCCAGCCGCGACGGGGAAGGTCGGGGCGGGACAACGTGTGGCTCTGCTCCACGGGGCCACGGCGGCGTCTCAGGGGTCCGGAGTCCGGACAGATCTTTTCGCGCAGCGGCCCGCAGGAGAGGAGACGGATGGACGTGGATGGCTACAAGTCAGCAGCGTCAGACAGAGTTGGAGTTGCTTCTTCGGATCAATGTTGTTGCCTTCTCTGTGTTTTCCACTGTGGAAAATCAGTCGTTTCATCTCATCTTATCCGAAGCTGCAGTCTTCTTCGAGTGCGTGTTTGATCATCATCGTCGACAGAGACGAGGGAGACGAGACACACTGGGTAGTGGGTACACAGTAGGAGCGCACGACACGATACGACCACTAGTTCGACCATTACCcagaatatataaaaaaaataagtctaaaaaaagaatatata harbors:
- the LOC136516714 gene encoding receptor-like cytoplasmic kinase 176 is translated as MGNCWGAKISSDSPSRGAISPSAALSGCSSHASSASMLPTPRSEDEILESANVKAFTFNELRTATRNFRPDSVLGEGGFGSVFKGWIDEKTLAPTRPGTGMVIAVKKLNQEGFQGHKEWLTEVNYLGTLSHPYLVKLVGYCLEDEQRLLVYEFMPRGSLENHLFRRSSYFQPLPWNLRMKIALGAAKGLAYLHSDEAKVIYRDFKTSNVLLDANFNAKLSDFGLAKDGPTGDKSHVSTRVMGTHGYAAPEYLATGHLTTKSDVYSFGVVLLEMLSGRRALDKNRPNGEHNLVEWARPYLRSKRRIFRILDPRLGGQYSLARAQKAAALALQCLSVESRHRPSMDEVVTALEQLQDAKEGGNHHLQKRPSSRSMDNNGVKVAVKGKPAPSVKPV